In one Carettochelys insculpta isolate YL-2023 chromosome 6, ASM3395843v1, whole genome shotgun sequence genomic region, the following are encoded:
- the VCPKMT gene encoding protein N-lysine methyltransferase METTL21D: MAAPGFERALEKRDGSALRLQQRGAGGVGCVVWDAALVLAKFLETGAVGLRRRAVLELGAGTGAVGIMAATLGAEVTVTDLEEVQDLLNDNIEKNRHLVTGSIQAKVLKWGEDVKEFLPAPDYILMADCIYYEESLEPLLKTLKDLSGPHTCIMCCYEQRTMGKNPEIERKYFELLQVDFELEKVPLEKHDEEYRSEDIHILNIRRKNMNFLL, translated from the exons ATGGCGGCGCCCGGCTTCGAGCGCGCGCTGGAGAAGCGGGACGGCTCGGCGCTGCGGCTGCAGCAGCGCGGCGCGGGCGGGGTGGGCTGCGTGGTGTGGGACGCCGCCCTGGTCCTGGCCAAGTTCCTGGAGACGGGGGCCGTGGGCCTGCGCCGCCGCGCCGTGCTGGAGCTGGGCGCGGGCACCGGCGCCGTGGGCATCATGGCGGCCACGCTGGG GGCAGAAGTTACAGTCACTGATCTTGAGGAAGTTCAGGATTTGCTGAATGATAATATTGAAAAGAATAGGCATCTTGTCACAGGCTCAATTCAAGCCAAGGTACTGAAATG GGGTGAAGATGTAAAAGAATTTTTGCCTGCACCAGATTATATACTTATGGCAGATTGCATTTACTATGAGGAG TCCTTGGAGCCATTACTGAAGACCCTGAAAGATCTTTCTGGTCCTCATACCTGTATCATGTGCTGTTATGAACAAAGGACTATGGGTAAAAACCCGGAAATAGAGAGGAAATACTTTGAG CTGCTTCAGGTGGACTTTGAGTTGGAAAAGGTTCCACTGGAAAAACATGATGAGGAGTATCGGAGTGAGGACATTCACATCTTGAACATCCGAAGGAAAAACATG AATTTCCTGTTGTGA